One window of Sphingomonas sp. KC8 genomic DNA carries:
- a CDS encoding amidohydrolase family protein — protein sequence MKALLLAAAALIAAPASAEMVAITNARLVIGDGSAPIDGGTVIMNNGRIVAAGRMVPPASASRIIDAEGKWVTPGLVAGFTRMGLVEVDGVRQTNDASAGKSPFNAALDIAPAVNPRTSAITLNRAEGITRAVVAPESGGSIFAGQGAVIDLGADMDAVTRPRAFQFVEFGEDGAVQAGGSRPAVYAAFRNAMVEARDYAAGRRADDALLTRPDAAALVPVVNGQMPLLAHVERASDILQILSLKREFPALKLVLVGATEAWTVAAEVKAAGVPVLASALADLPASFESLAATQSNIGRLEKAGVATVGIGMINDDEARQARLIKQYAGNLVALGKVPGAAGLDWGAAFATISSKPAEALGMGGEIGSLRPGRRADVVIWDGDPLELSTAASIVWIDGVEQPLRTRQDKLRDRYRHAVEGALPKAYDR from the coding sequence GTGAAGGCGCTTCTGCTCGCAGCGGCAGCGCTGATCGCTGCCCCCGCCAGTGCCGAAATGGTGGCGATCACCAACGCCCGGCTTGTCATTGGCGATGGATCCGCGCCGATCGATGGCGGCACGGTCATCATGAACAACGGCCGGATCGTTGCGGCGGGCCGCATGGTTCCGCCTGCTAGCGCATCGCGGATCATCGATGCCGAAGGCAAATGGGTGACGCCGGGGCTTGTCGCCGGTTTCACCCGGATGGGCCTTGTCGAGGTCGATGGCGTTCGCCAGACCAACGATGCGTCGGCCGGCAAGTCTCCGTTCAACGCCGCGCTCGATATCGCACCCGCGGTCAATCCGCGCACGTCGGCGATCACGCTCAACCGGGCCGAAGGCATTACGCGGGCGGTTGTGGCCCCTGAAAGCGGGGGATCGATCTTCGCCGGCCAGGGCGCGGTGATCGATCTGGGCGCCGACATGGATGCTGTGACGAGGCCACGCGCGTTCCAGTTCGTCGAATTTGGCGAGGATGGCGCGGTGCAGGCGGGGGGGAGCCGGCCGGCTGTCTACGCCGCGTTCCGCAACGCGATGGTGGAGGCGCGGGACTATGCCGCCGGGCGGCGGGCCGACGATGCGCTGCTGACCCGGCCGGACGCGGCGGCGCTGGTGCCCGTCGTCAATGGCCAGATGCCGCTGCTCGCCCATGTCGAACGCGCCAGCGATATCCTCCAGATCCTGTCGCTCAAGCGCGAATTTCCTGCGCTCAAGCTCGTCCTTGTCGGCGCGACCGAGGCATGGACGGTGGCCGCCGAGGTGAAGGCGGCGGGTGTGCCCGTGCTGGCATCGGCGTTGGCCGATCTGCCGGCGTCATTCGAATCGCTGGCGGCCACCCAATCCAATATCGGTCGGCTTGAAAAGGCCGGCGTCGCCACGGTCGGTATCGGTATGATCAACGATGATGAGGCGCGTCAGGCCCGGCTGATCAAGCAATATGCCGGCAATCTTGTGGCGCTGGGCAAGGTTCCGGGTGCGGCCGGTCTCGATTGGGGCGCGGCGTTCGCGACCATCAGTTCCAAGCCTGCCGAAGCGCTGGGCATGGGCGGCGAGATCGGATCGCTGCGCCCGGGGCGTCGTGCGGATGTGGTGATCTGGGATGGCGATCCGCTGGAACTGTCCACCGCGGCGTCCATTGTGTGGATCGACGGCGTTGAACAGCCCTTGCGGACGCGGCAGGACAAGCTGCGGGATCGGTATCGTCATGCCGTCGAAGGTGCGTTGCCCAAGGCCTATGACCGTTGA
- a CDS encoding peptide MFS transporter — MAQSAADAPPGPGSDPADRSDGATWFGHPRQLARLFTTEMWERFGFYGMRALLTLYLAEHFLFNDTTTTGLYGGFTALVYLTPLIGGLIADRYLGSKRSVKFGAVMMALGYFTLCFGGQTATPYATIDGQRYEVQVDKSTEAKQQYVIDGDKRLAIKGNENGTVSLLAADGSVARNVDKGKFEAGADRSHFYTMVMLIALSMITVGNGFFKPNISTIVGSLYAPGDRRRDAGFTIFYMGINLGSLLSQLLCPWLAVAVGWWAGFGLAAVGMLCSWALIQFDGGRLDGYGEAPEQGGRDRSLIIYAASVLAVPLVWFLFVNLMNAPQAAAGSGIGGYLLALPLMGKLLFGTFLVSVPAILIWSYKVGSKIEFQMMLAASVLIIFNVVFWTLFEQAGSSLTLFANRNTDLSVFGWFTMTAGQTQFFNALFIVLLAPLFSIMWTGLAKRGLEPSIPVKFGVALAGVGIGFLALVWGSHYAAADFKVTIWWLALLYLIHSMAELCISPVGLSMITKLSIARIVGMMMGLWFLSISVAQYVAGMVAQVASVETVGGQVTNLKVSLDTYVNVFWTIGLVSIGIGVVLVVLSPVIKKWMHGVQ; from the coding sequence ATGGCTCAATCCGCAGCCGATGCGCCTCCGGGGCCGGGTTCCGATCCCGCCGACCGATCCGACGGCGCCACCTGGTTCGGCCATCCGCGCCAGTTGGCACGGCTTTTTACAACCGAAATGTGGGAACGGTTCGGCTTCTACGGCATGCGGGCGCTGCTGACGCTCTATCTGGCCGAACATTTCCTGTTCAACGACACGACGACGACCGGCCTTTATGGTGGCTTCACCGCGCTGGTTTACCTCACTCCCCTGATCGGCGGCCTGATTGCGGATCGCTATCTCGGTTCCAAGCGATCGGTGAAATTCGGCGCGGTCATGATGGCGCTGGGCTATTTCACCCTCTGTTTCGGCGGTCAGACAGCGACGCCCTACGCCACGATCGACGGCCAGCGTTATGAAGTACAGGTCGACAAATCGACCGAAGCCAAACAGCAATATGTGATCGATGGCGACAAGCGCCTCGCGATCAAGGGTAATGAAAACGGCACCGTATCGCTGCTCGCGGCCGATGGATCGGTGGCCCGCAATGTCGATAAGGGCAAGTTCGAAGCCGGCGCCGATCGCAGCCATTTCTATACGATGGTGATGCTGATCGCGCTGAGCATGATCACCGTCGGCAATGGCTTCTTCAAGCCGAACATCTCGACGATTGTCGGCTCGCTCTATGCGCCGGGTGATCGCCGCCGCGATGCGGGCTTCACCATATTCTACATGGGGATCAACCTTGGCTCGCTGCTGTCGCAGCTGCTTTGCCCGTGGCTTGCGGTTGCCGTCGGCTGGTGGGCGGGCTTTGGCCTCGCCGCGGTCGGAATGCTGTGCTCGTGGGCCTTGATTCAGTTCGATGGCGGCCGGCTGGACGGCTATGGCGAAGCGCCCGAGCAGGGTGGCCGCGATCGTTCGTTGATCATCTATGCGGCATCGGTGCTGGCGGTGCCGCTTGTCTGGTTCCTGTTCGTCAACCTGATGAACGCACCGCAGGCCGCCGCAGGTTCCGGCATTGGTGGTTATTTGCTGGCGCTACCGCTGATGGGCAAGCTGCTGTTCGGCACCTTCCTCGTCAGCGTGCCCGCGATCCTGATCTGGTCCTACAAGGTGGGCAGCAAGATCGAGTTTCAGATGATGCTAGCGGCCAGCGTGCTGATCATCTTCAATGTCGTGTTCTGGACATTGTTCGAACAGGCCGGATCGTCGCTGACCTTGTTCGCCAACCGCAATACCGACCTGTCGGTGTTCGGCTGGTTCACCATGACGGCTGGGCAAACCCAGTTCTTCAACGCGCTGTTCATCGTCTTGCTCGCGCCCTTGTTCAGCATCATGTGGACCGGCCTTGCAAAGCGCGGGCTTGAACCGTCGATCCCGGTGAAGTTCGGCGTGGCGCTGGCCGGTGTCGGCATCGGCTTCCTCGCGCTGGTCTGGGGTTCGCATTATGCCGCTGCCGATTTCAAGGTGACGATCTGGTGGCTGGCGCTGCTCTATCTGATCCACTCGATGGCGGAACTGTGCATCTCGCCGGTGGGCCTCAGCATGATCACCAAGCTGTCGATCGCGCGGATTGTCGGCATGATGATGGGGCTGTGGTTCCTGTCGATCTCGGTCGCGCAATATGTGGCGGGCATGGTCGCGCAGGTCGCCAGCGTCGAAACGGTGGGCGGGCAGGTGACCAACCTCAAGGTCAGCCTCGATACCTATGTGAACGTGTTCTGGACGATCGGGCTGGTTTCTATCGGGATCGGCGTGGTGCTGGTCGTCCTGTCGCCGGTGATCAAGAAGTGGATGCATGGTGTTCAGTAA
- a CDS encoding GntR family transcriptional regulator, with product MTQESRPVYLRLRDHIAAAILDGTFADGDPLPSVRAFAAEHGANPLTVAKAYQSFQDDGLVTVRRGVGMFVAEGATRRLLKAERDAFLIDEWPRIAARIRRLNLDPADLLDRVPG from the coding sequence ATGACCCAGGAATCCCGCCCCGTCTATCTCCGCCTGCGCGATCATATCGCGGCCGCGATTCTCGATGGCACCTTTGCCGATGGTGATCCCCTGCCCTCGGTGCGCGCCTTTGCCGCCGAACATGGCGCGAACCCGCTGACCGTCGCCAAAGCCTATCAAAGCTTTCAGGATGACGGCCTCGTCACCGTGCGCCGCGGTGTCGGCATGTTCGTGGCCGAAGGGGCGACCCGCCGGCTGCTCAAGGCCGAACGCGACGCCTTCCTGATCGACGAATGGCCGCGCATCGCCGCGCGCATCCGCCGGCTTAACCTCGACCCGGCCGACCTGCTCGATCGGGTTCCCGGCTAG
- a CDS encoding helix-turn-helix transcriptional regulator has translation MAEIDRISAEVIERFDAAALDPTAWMQALQALADATRSEHAQLVGLGGPAAVSFNWVTGVAEKVLADFIAIDGSNPAINPRVAAAAIYPGQGVLFERHYDAMTPSLKSDVYADFCATHDLAHGCHTTLVQDEVGLVGMAVLRTRRAKPTGERDRAVMAQVAPHARAAVRLRVALEREGARLVAGAFEAVSAAAFLCDGAGRVSAYTPAAERLVDQGRLHMAGGQLSGSTAAETAALQQAIWHFTTWRAGQATPRFTTLLLPGQPGDAPLIAEIARLPDDGWTIGAGARVLILLRSRQAGDRRLADILVAAYGLSPAEADVTFRLLDAQGRDAIALARGVSIATVRAQIKAIFAKIGVNRETELISQLAPLIHGAR, from the coding sequence ATGGCTGAGATCGACCGAATCAGTGCAGAGGTGATCGAGCGGTTCGACGCTGCGGCGCTTGATCCGACGGCGTGGATGCAGGCGTTGCAGGCCCTTGCCGACGCCACCCGCTCCGAACATGCGCAATTGGTTGGGCTGGGCGGGCCGGCCGCAGTGTCGTTCAACTGGGTCACGGGTGTCGCCGAAAAGGTACTGGCCGATTTCATCGCGATCGACGGCAGCAATCCCGCGATCAATCCGCGCGTCGCGGCGGCGGCAATCTATCCCGGTCAGGGCGTGCTGTTCGAACGCCATTATGATGCGATGACGCCGTCGCTGAAGAGCGACGTTTACGCCGATTTTTGCGCCACGCATGATCTTGCGCATGGTTGCCACACCACCTTGGTGCAGGACGAAGTGGGGCTGGTTGGCATGGCGGTGCTCCGTACCCGCCGGGCAAAACCGACCGGCGAACGCGATCGTGCTGTCATGGCGCAGGTGGCTCCCCATGCGCGGGCGGCAGTCCGCCTGCGGGTGGCGTTGGAGCGCGAAGGCGCCCGGCTGGTGGCCGGTGCGTTCGAGGCGGTATCGGCTGCCGCTTTCCTTTGCGATGGCGCCGGGCGGGTCTCTGCTTATACGCCAGCGGCGGAGCGCCTGGTCGATCAGGGCCGGCTGCATATGGCGGGCGGGCAGCTTTCCGGCAGCACGGCGGCTGAAACCGCCGCGCTTCAGCAGGCGATCTGGCATTTCACCACGTGGCGTGCCGGGCAGGCGACGCCGCGTTTCACGACATTGCTGCTGCCGGGGCAACCGGGGGATGCGCCGCTGATCGCTGAAATCGCGCGTCTTCCCGATGATGGCTGGACGATCGGGGCCGGCGCGCGCGTTCTGATTCTGCTGCGATCGCGACAGGCCGGTGATCGACGACTGGCCGATATTCTGGTGGCGGCTTATGGCCTGTCGCCGGCCGAAGCCGATGTGACGTTCCGTCTGCTCGATGCCCAGGGCCGCGATGCCATCGCCTTGGCACGGGGTGTTTCGATCGCCACCGTGCGGGCACAGATCAAGGCGATCTTTGCCAAGATCGGCGTCAATCGTGAAACCGAACTGATCTCGCAACTTGCGCCATTAATTCATGGCGCGCGGTAG
- the leuB gene encoding 3-isopropylmalate dehydrogenase gives MLIALLSGDGIGPEVTEQAVRVLKTVTGDLLTFREGLVGGAAYKAVGHPLPPETLELAGKADAILFGAVGDPDCDALERHLRPEQAILGLRKHLGLFANLRPAKLFPELADASALRPEVAAAIDLVIVRETNGDVYFGEKGHRKTADGLREGYDVMSYNEAEIARIAKVGFETARARRGKLCSVDKANVLETSQLWRDVVIEMSADYADVELSHMYVDNAAMQLVRNPGQFDVIVTGNLFGDILSDQASMCAGSIGMLPSATLAGSGLGLYEPIHGSAPDIAGQGKANPLATILSAAMMLRYSLNKPAEADRIEAAVAKALAGGARSPDLGGSMTTTAMGDAVLAAL, from the coding sequence ATGCTCATCGCTCTCTTGTCCGGCGACGGAATCGGCCCCGAAGTCACCGAACAGGCCGTCCGCGTTCTCAAAACCGTCACTGGCGACCTGCTGACCTTCCGCGAGGGCCTCGTCGGCGGCGCGGCGTACAAGGCCGTCGGCCACCCGCTGCCCCCGGAAACGCTGGAACTGGCCGGCAAGGCCGATGCGATCCTGTTCGGTGCGGTCGGCGATCCCGATTGCGATGCGCTGGAACGCCACCTGCGCCCGGAACAGGCGATCCTCGGCCTGCGCAAGCATCTCGGCCTGTTCGCCAATCTGCGCCCGGCCAAGCTGTTCCCCGAACTGGCCGACGCATCCGCGCTGCGCCCCGAAGTCGCCGCCGCGATCGATCTCGTCATCGTCCGCGAAACCAATGGCGATGTCTATTTCGGCGAAAAGGGCCACCGCAAGACCGCCGATGGCCTGCGCGAAGGCTATGACGTGATGTCGTACAACGAAGCCGAAATCGCCCGCATCGCCAAGGTTGGTTTCGAAACCGCGCGCGCGCGGCGCGGCAAGCTATGTTCGGTCGACAAGGCCAATGTGCTCGAAACATCGCAGCTGTGGCGCGACGTGGTGATCGAAATGTCGGCCGACTATGCCGATGTCGAACTGTCGCACATGTATGTCGATAACGCCGCGATGCAGCTGGTGCGCAACCCCGGCCAGTTCGACGTGATCGTCACCGGCAACCTGTTCGGCGATATCCTGTCGGATCAGGCGTCGATGTGCGCCGGTTCGATCGGCATGCTGCCGTCCGCGACGCTCGCAGGCTCCGGCCTCGGCCTGTACGAACCGATCCATGGCAGCGCGCCCGATATTGCCGGTCAGGGCAAGGCCAACCCGCTGGCGACGATCCTGTCGGCGGCGATGATGCTGCGTTATTCGCTGAACAAGCCGGCCGAAGCCGACCGGATCGAAGCCGCCGTCGCCAAGGCGCTGGCCGGTGGCGCACGTTCGCCCGATCTGGGCGGGTCGATGACGACCACGGCGATGGGCGACGCGGTGCTCGCGGCGCTCTAA
- a CDS encoding glutathione peroxidase, whose protein sequence is MAVIQDIPLTTIAGGDAKLGDYAGKVLLIVNVASKCGLTPQYEALETAYEKYRDQGFEVLGFPANNFGAQEPGSDDEIAQFCEINFGVTFPMFSKISVNGADRHPLYQGLIDAAPTAQSSDPAFEEKLAGYGIKRENPSDVMWNFEKFLIARDGSVAGRFTPETTPDGPELSAAIAQELAR, encoded by the coding sequence ATGGCCGTAATTCAAGATATTCCGCTGACGACGATCGCCGGCGGCGATGCGAAACTGGGCGATTATGCCGGCAAGGTGCTGCTGATCGTCAACGTCGCGTCGAAATGCGGGCTGACCCCGCAATATGAAGCGCTGGAGACGGCGTACGAAAAATATCGCGACCAGGGCTTTGAAGTGCTCGGTTTCCCCGCGAATAATTTCGGCGCGCAGGAACCGGGCAGCGATGATGAGATCGCCCAGTTCTGCGAAATCAACTTCGGCGTGACGTTCCCGATGTTTTCCAAGATTTCGGTCAATGGCGCGGATCGCCATCCGCTCTATCAGGGGCTGATCGATGCCGCACCCACGGCGCAATCCAGCGATCCCGCCTTTGAAGAGAAGCTGGCGGGCTATGGCATCAAGCGCGAAAATCCGAGCGACGTTATGTGGAACTTCGAAAAGTTCCTGATCGCGCGCGACGGCAGTGTGGCCGGGCGCTTTACCCCGGAAACGACGCCCGATGGCCCGGAACTAAGCGCGGCGATCGCGCAGGAACTGGCCAGATAA
- a CDS encoding nitroreductase family protein has translation MFNDASSPIALLASRRSGKPRDMVAPGPNALQLRQILEIAIRTPDHGKLAPWRFVVVGAEQRDAFRNVLRRAYLDGKPEAGRLELEAIDQFAGQAPTLVIALAKPAHASHIPLWEQELSVGAACMNLLTATHALGFVGGWLTGWAAYSDAVRDAFGGKDERIAGFIFIGTPSRALDERPRPDYEAVISEWQPDIA, from the coding sequence ATGTTCAACGATGCCTCCTCGCCCATCGCCCTTCTCGCCTCTCGCCGATCGGGCAAACCGCGCGATATGGTCGCGCCCGGCCCTAACGCGTTGCAGCTACGCCAGATTCTGGAGATCGCGATACGCACCCCGGATCATGGCAAGCTGGCGCCATGGCGGTTCGTGGTCGTCGGCGCCGAACAGCGCGATGCGTTCCGCAATGTCCTGCGCCGCGCCTATCTCGACGGCAAACCCGAAGCCGGCCGTCTGGAACTGGAAGCGATCGACCAGTTTGCCGGTCAGGCGCCGACGCTGGTCATTGCGCTAGCAAAGCCCGCCCATGCCAGCCACATCCCGTTGTGGGAGCAGGAATTGTCGGTGGGTGCTGCCTGCATGAACCTGCTGACCGCCACCCACGCGCTGGGATTCGTCGGCGGCTGGCTGACGGGATGGGCGGCCTATTCGGATGCCGTGCGCGACGCATTTGGTGGCAAGGACGAACGGATCGCCGGCTTCATTTTCATCGGAACGCCGTCGCGCGCGCTGGATGAACGGCCCCGCCCGGATTACGAAGCCGTCATTTCGGAGTGGCAACCAGACATTGCTTGA
- the metZ gene encoding O-succinylhomoserine sulfhydrylase, translated as MKKLTGQNRSITSRWRPATQAVRGGTARTNYGETSEALFLTSGYAYDCAGDAAARFAGEQQGMTYSRLQNPTVEMLEQRIALLEGAEACRAMASGMAAMTAALLCQLSAGDHVVAGRAAFGSCRWLTDSLLPRFGITTTIVDARDNDAWKGAIQPNTKLFFFETPANPTLDIVDLEAVCRIAKDAGVTTVVDNAFATPLLQRPMDYGADIVAYSATKMMDGQGRVLAGAVCGTREFIDTTLLAFTRNTGPTLSPFNAWVVLKGLETLDLRIQRQSENALAVAQFLEKRVPRLLYPALKSHPQHDLACKQMSAGGTIMAMYLDGGREQAHALLDALELVDISNNIGDSRSLMTHPCSTTHAGLTAEVRAEMGVEEGMLRLSVGLEDPADIIDDFDRALRTIGL; from the coding sequence ATGAAGAAGCTTACAGGACAGAACCGTTCGATCACCTCGCGGTGGCGTCCCGCTACCCAGGCGGTGCGCGGCGGTACCGCGCGAACCAATTATGGGGAAACCAGCGAAGCGCTGTTCCTCACGTCCGGCTATGCCTATGATTGCGCGGGCGACGCGGCGGCGCGTTTTGCCGGCGAACAGCAAGGCATGACCTATTCGCGCTTGCAAAATCCCACGGTCGAAATGCTCGAACAGCGGATCGCCCTGCTGGAAGGCGCCGAAGCCTGTCGCGCAATGGCCAGTGGCATGGCCGCGATGACGGCCGCCCTGCTCTGCCAGTTGAGCGCGGGCGATCACGTCGTCGCCGGCCGTGCCGCTTTCGGATCGTGCCGCTGGCTGACCGATTCGCTGCTGCCGCGCTTCGGCATCACCACCACGATCGTCGACGCACGCGACAATGATGCGTGGAAGGGCGCGATCCAGCCGAACACCAAGCTGTTCTTCTTCGAAACCCCTGCCAATCCGACGCTCGACATCGTCGATCTCGAAGCGGTGTGCCGGATCGCCAAAGACGCCGGCGTCACCACCGTCGTCGACAATGCCTTTGCCACCCCGTTGCTCCAGCGGCCGATGGATTATGGCGCGGATATCGTCGCTTATTCCGCCACCAAGATGATGGACGGACAAGGCCGCGTGCTGGCGGGCGCCGTCTGCGGCACCCGCGAGTTCATCGACACCACCCTGCTGGCTTTCACGCGCAACACGGGGCCAACCTTGTCGCCGTTCAACGCGTGGGTGGTACTCAAAGGGCTGGAGACGCTCGACCTGCGCATCCAGCGCCAGAGCGAAAATGCACTGGCCGTCGCCCAATTCCTTGAAAAGCGCGTGCCGCGCCTGCTCTATCCGGCGTTGAAAAGCCATCCCCAGCACGACCTCGCATGCAAGCAGATGTCGGCCGGCGGCACGATCATGGCGATGTATCTGGATGGCGGACGCGAACAGGCGCACGCGCTGCTCGACGCGCTGGAACTGGTCGACATCTCGAACAATATCGGCGATTCTCGTTCACTGATGACCCACCCCTGCTCCACCACCCATGCCGGCCTTACCGCCGAAGTTCGCGCCGAAATGGGCGTCGAAGAAGGCATGTTGCGGCTGAGCGTGGGATTGGAGGACCCTGCCGACATAATCGACGATTTCGATCGCGCCCTGCGGACGATCGGGCTGTGA
- a CDS encoding YcaO-like family protein: protein MLARLRPVAQAAGITRLADLTGLDRIGLPVFQAVRPMARSLAVALGKGHDPGMARLSALVESIELHRAENLVATGPYRAADRCEAVAWSQIRPAAGQAGRFDPLRKRHWIAAYDMIGGGRIGVPFDLVNMDFGRPIAPDLWQSSNGLASGSDRDEAIISGLLELLEREALERWYALPRTARRATRINLASIDDRRLRAMLARITRAGLRLIIWDMAEAIGVPAFQCVLIEMQSAATLILPPGIGTACDPDAAIALMAAIGEAAQARIMFIAGARDDLSVDDYRDPAGRRLGVVRETLAFEPDGVRQWQGTPAMAAGDRRGLIDWLVSRCAAAGAATLACVELDDGMDGLATVKMLVPGFADHVRPSAFA from the coding sequence ATGCTCGCGCGACTCCGCCCCGTTGCGCAAGCCGCGGGCATTACCCGCCTGGCGGACCTGACCGGGCTGGATCGTATCGGCCTGCCCGTGTTTCAAGCGGTACGGCCGATGGCCCGTTCGCTGGCCGTGGCCTTGGGCAAGGGGCACGATCCCGGCATGGCGCGGCTGTCCGCGCTGGTCGAATCGATCGAATTGCACCGGGCCGAAAATCTGGTCGCAACAGGGCCATATCGCGCTGCCGATCGGTGCGAGGCGGTGGCGTGGTCGCAGATTCGGCCGGCCGCAGGGCAAGCCGGGCGGTTCGATCCGTTGCGCAAACGGCATTGGATCGCCGCATATGATATGATCGGCGGCGGCCGGATCGGCGTGCCGTTCGATCTCGTGAATATGGATTTCGGCCGGCCGATCGCGCCGGATCTCTGGCAAAGCAGCAATGGCCTTGCCTCGGGCAGTGATCGCGATGAAGCGATCATATCGGGCCTGCTCGAACTGCTCGAACGCGAGGCGCTGGAACGGTGGTATGCGCTGCCGCGCACGGCTAGACGCGCCACGAGGATCAATCTGGCCAGCATCGATGATCGGCGGCTCCGGGCGATGTTGGCGCGGATCACCCGCGCCGGATTGCGCCTGATCATATGGGATATGGCCGAGGCTATCGGCGTGCCGGCCTTCCAATGCGTGCTGATCGAAATGCAGTCGGCCGCGACGCTAATTCTGCCGCCCGGCATCGGCACGGCCTGCGATCCCGATGCTGCGATTGCGCTGATGGCGGCAATCGGCGAGGCGGCACAGGCGCGGATCATGTTCATCGCCGGTGCGCGGGACGATCTTTCGGTTGACGATTATCGCGATCCAGCCGGCCGGCGTCTGGGCGTGGTGCGGGAAACACTGGCGTTCGAGCCAGACGGCGTGCGCCAATGGCAGGGCACCCCTGCCATGGCTGCCGGTGATCGCCGTGGTTTGATCGATTGGTTGGTAAGCCGGTGCGCGGCGGCGGGGGCCGCTACGCTGGCCTGTGTTGAGCTGGATGACGGGATGGACGGCCTGGCCACCGTGAAAATGCTGGTTCCCGGCTTTGCCGATCATGTCCGTCCATCGGCTTTT
- a CDS encoding amidohydrolase yields the protein MVFSKRIAIALMAGLATVACTAAETKPRSASSSAPRQLPSRDPFPSTYRAYPGVPTLVTNVTIYDGEGGRIDQGQILFADGKVVALGQAVQAPSGATVIDGAGKWVTPGIIDIHSHLGDYPTPAVPAHSDGNEMTSPVTPQVWAEHSVWPQDPGFSRALANGGVTTLQILPGSANLFGGRSVTLKNVYARTMQGMKFPGAPYGLKMACGENPKRVYGGRNQAPGTRMGNIAVDRQTWAKAQEYSRKWDKYEKSGGDIPVRDIGLETLAEVLRGNILVHNHCYRADEMANVIDMAKEFGYTVAAFHHAVEAYKIADLLKANNICSAMWADWWGFKMESYDAITENIPLVHNAGACAIVHSDDANGIQRLNQEAAKALADGRRIGINVPDEIAWTWLAINPAKAMGIADRTGSLKPGKMADVVLWNGNPMSVYTRPEKVWIDGALLFDALDPKRRPVSDFELGQPGEGDVK from the coding sequence ATGGTGTTCAGTAAGCGCATCGCCATCGCGCTGATGGCGGGATTGGCGACTGTGGCCTGCACGGCCGCCGAAACCAAGCCGCGTTCGGCATCGTCCTCGGCCCCGCGCCAATTGCCGTCGCGCGATCCGTTCCCGTCGACCTACCGGGCGTATCCGGGTGTGCCGACGCTCGTCACCAACGTCACCATCTATGACGGCGAAGGCGGGCGGATCGACCAGGGCCAGATCCTGTTCGCCGATGGCAAGGTGGTGGCGCTGGGCCAGGCGGTTCAGGCCCCGTCGGGCGCCACCGTCATCGACGGCGCCGGCAAATGGGTGACGCCGGGTATCATCGATATCCACAGCCATTTGGGCGATTATCCGACGCCGGCGGTGCCCGCTCATTCGGATGGCAATGAAATGACGTCGCCGGTCACGCCGCAGGTGTGGGCTGAACATAGCGTGTGGCCGCAGGACCCGGGGTTCAGCCGCGCGCTGGCCAATGGCGGCGTCACCACGCTCCAGATTTTGCCCGGATCGGCCAATCTGTTCGGTGGGCGTTCGGTGACGCTGAAGAATGTCTATGCGCGGACGATGCAGGGGATGAAGTTCCCCGGCGCGCCTTACGGGCTGAAGATGGCCTGCGGCGAAAATCCCAAGCGCGTTTACGGCGGCCGCAATCAGGCGCCGGGCACCCGCATGGGCAATATCGCGGTCGACCGGCAGACCTGGGCCAAGGCGCAGGAATATAGCCGCAAATGGGATAAATATGAAAAGAGCGGCGGGGACATTCCCGTCCGCGATATCGGCCTCGAAACACTGGCGGAGGTGCTGCGCGGCAACATCCTCGTCCACAACCATTGTTACCGCGCCGATGAAATGGCCAATGTCATCGATATGGCCAAGGAATTTGGTTACACCGTCGCGGCGTTCCATCACGCGGTCGAAGCGTACAAGATCGCCGATCTGCTGAAGGCCAACAATATCTGTTCGGCGATGTGGGCCGATTGGTGGGGGTTCAAGATGGAATCCTACGACGCGATCACCGAAAATATCCCGCTCGTCCACAATGCCGGGGCGTGCGCGATCGTTCATTCGGACGACGCCAACGGCATCCAGCGCTTGAATCAGGAAGCCGCCAAGGCGCTGGCCGATGGCCGCCGCATCGGCATCAATGTGCCCGATGAAATCGCGTGGACCTGGCTGGCGATCAACCCGGCGAAAGCGATGGGCATCGCCGACAGGACCGGCAGCCTGAAACCCGGCAAGATGGCGGATGTGGTGTTGTGGAACGGCAATCCCATGAGCGTCTACACCCGGCCGGAAAAGGTGTGGATCGATGGTGCGCTGCTGTTCGATGCGCTCGATCCCAAACGTCGGCCGGTATCCGATTTCGAACTCGGCCAGCCGGGCGAAGGAGATGTGAAGTGA